The sequence aaacaaaaaatcgaaagaaaaaattgaaaaaaaagaactctTCAAAGTAGGGTGGCAAAACCTTTGCTTGTGAGTAATTGACCTTTAAATATGTTTTACttgtaaaaatacaatttgaCATTCCAAATgagtttcctttatttttgAAACGCCGCAGCAGATTGCTTCCTTCCCAAGATAAAAACTAGCCGTAAAGCCACGCTTCAGtcttttccttattttccTTGCAGAACATTAGGGAAAACCCACATTTCAAGTTTCAATCACGCtgagaaaagagaaagctTTAGCTACAAGGTAGCTAGCCATGGCGAGCGGGAAGTCGGTGATGGCTTTGATCAAAGCCCTGAAGCCCGCATTTCGCAACGGCAACGACAACGACAAGGTGGTTTTTGCCGTTCACTCTTTCTTCTTAGCTTCCGGCTACGAGCTCACCGCCACAGGTCCCCTTGCCTTCAACCCCTCTGGCCTCACCTCTGCTTCCACAGGTACCTACCCAACTCTATAAAAGCAGTGTTCTTTCTGGAAATTAACGGATACAAGTTTCTCAAATTAATCTGTTTTGGtctgtttctttttggttgcAGATGAAGTGGGTATTCAGGACTGGAACGAGCTTGACGACCAGTACGCCTTCATCTACGTGAACCCGGAAAAGGGTTCGAGGAAGGTGCTCGTCAAGTGTCTTGTAATGGAGGGAAAATTGCATGTTTATTATGCTTTGACTGATGGGTCTTCTAAGCATGTGGAACTCGAGTGAGTTTTTGTTGTCCTATGAGTCTCTGTGTCTCTGAGTAATTGGGTGATTTTTCATCAATTCTTGCTTGTTAATGGCGTTTGggtgttgtttttgttaacCATTTGCAGTGTTGGCGACTATGTTGAGGAAAATGGAGGCGGCAATTACTCCAGACAGTTCAAGAATATGGAGATGTTAGTGACACGTCTGGAGTCCCTGCAGAATTTGAGGTATTTGGGTATGGGTTTCATCTTGGATGGcattttggttatgtttgTGGATTCTTTTTGTCACCCTGATACAAAACGAAATTTATGCCTACAAAGGGGACTTATCACTGCATTACTCATTATGGAttctttttgtcatttttgttgttgaagttCAGAAACAAGTGAGACTAACTGTGTGAGGAGGATCAAAATTGAATCTCATTCTGGTCCTGTTCCTGAAACTCATCTTTCAGggtctgctctctctctctctctctctctctctctctctctct comes from Prunus dulcis chromosome 6, ALMONDv2, whole genome shotgun sequence and encodes:
- the LOC117632431 gene encoding probable proteasome inhibitor isoform X1, with amino-acid sequence MASGKSVMALIKALKPAFRNGNDNDKVVFAVHSFFLASGYELTATGPLAFNPSGLTSASTDEVGIQDWNELDDQYAFIYVNPEKGSRKVLVKCLVMEGKLHVYYALTDGSSKHVELDVGDYVEENGGGNYSRQFKNMEMLVTRLESLQNLSSETSETNCVRRIKIESHSGPVPETHLSGRKRKELLTLCEEKETPANTTNVAVAGSVKHVYSIRRVKHKIGSGSDEADGLGILIEDKKMDIKEPHDVPATALMAEPVPASKAADSACNPVPSFVR
- the LOC117632431 gene encoding probable proteasome inhibitor isoform X2; this encodes MASGKSVMALIKALKPAFRNGNDNDKVVFAVHSFFLASGYELTATGPLAFNPSGLTSASTDEVGIQDWNELDDQYAFIYVNPEKGSRKVLVKCLVMEGKLHVYYALTDGSSKHVELDVGDYVEENGGGNYSRQFKNMEMLVTRLESLQNLSSETSETNCVRRIKIESHSGPVPETHLSGRKRKELLTLCEEKETPANTTNVAVAGSVKHVYSIRRVKHKIGSGSDEADGLGILIEDKKMDIKATALMAEPVPASKAADSACNPVPSFVR
- the LOC117632431 gene encoding probable proteasome inhibitor isoform X3; the encoded protein is MASGKSVMALIKALKPAFRNGNDNDKVVFAVHSFFLASGYELTATGPLAFNPSGLTSASTDEVGIQDWNELDDQYAFIYVNPEKGSRKVLVKCLVMEGKLHVYYALTDGSSKHVELDVGDYVEENGGGNYSRQFKNMEMLVTRLESLQNLSSETSETNCVRRIKIESHSGPVPETHLSGRKRKELLTLCEEKETPANTTNVAVAGSVKFLCSMCTA